The following coding sequences are from one Eucalyptus grandis isolate ANBG69807.140 chromosome 11, ASM1654582v1, whole genome shotgun sequence window:
- the LOC104424782 gene encoding disease resistance protein RUN1-like gives MLPNKRVLLVFDGMDENDQSMQLAKYCTLCGPRSRIIITTRNKRVFSMIKVEGFEETISTSSTRIIPYEMKTMHLDHALQLFNKLAFNTNSTPPDLYDLSKEVVELTGGLPLAVEVIGSDLRGQNQAKWISTVKKLKEVPPREVLEKLKISYYTLDDRAQQIYLDIACFFVNKKKTLPMYMWESCGYHPEVTIDVLINKSLIKIVDRDIICMHNLLRDVGRDIVREAADQSRSWCLETAHEKGTENAVALTPRRLGDNFTCKDFAYLTNARFLKLDGGNFVGNFEDIFSKLRWLCWRNCPPELQANNFMLNRLVVLKLSGDIITDKWSGWVKIMVASKLKVLKIARSNSLIKTPCFSEFISLERLVLKGFPNLIQIDHSIGSLERLIYLKIKWCPCLRELPHQIGYLTAVRELILIQSFSIHYLPESIDNLRFLSRLVVEDTGLVELPSAIKGLVDLEYLCLVNCTSLNSLSDAVGELKSLTELDISGTTIKELPHSIYNLKCLTLRINSSKIRAQLMRDSPPLEGIEDCFDSIRLGADWESEPKNLKEAYLENVRQEFWWELSILVYSMIHVSSEDNSMREVPLEKVRQEPLENVQQKSINEVPLERVQQKLMLIYEGLEYGEKQIFLDIASIFSSKKKTDALYIRKGCVLFPKVKIDALVSKSLIKILDHDKVWMHDWVMDFGRKIIREENIEISFEHSRFRYLILVNEMEGTVNHMLGAILMVILNLANLLVASEEFDSWDAATKEDWRN, from the exons ATGTTACCTAACAAACGAGTCTTGCTTGTTTTTGATGGCATGGATGAAAATGATCAATCTATGCAACTGGCAAAGTATTGTACTTTGTGTGGTCCAAGGAGTAGGATCATCATAACAACCAGAAATAAGAGAGTTTTTTCTATGATCAAGGTGGAAGGATTTGAGGAAACtatctcaacaagttctacacGTATTATTCCGTACGAAATGAAGACAATGCATTTGGATCATGCTCTTCAACTTTTCAACAAGCTTGCTTTCAACACAAATTCAACTCCACCTGATTTATATGATCTTTCAAAAGAAGTCGTTGAACTCACCGGAGGACTTCCATTGGCTGTTGAGGTGATAGGTTCAGATCTCCGTGGCCAAAATCAAGCAAAGTGGATAAGCACAGTGAAGAAGTTGAAGGAAGTGCCTCCTAGAGAAGTTTTAGAGAAGTTAAAGATAAGTTATTATACACTTGATGATCGTGCTCAACAAATCTATCTGGACATTGCATGTTTCTTTGttaataagaaaaaaactttACCAATGTATATGTGGGAATCTTGTGGTTATCACCCAGAAGTCACAATTGATGTCCTTATCAACAAGTCCTTGATCAAGATTGTTGACCGTGATATCATATGCATGCATAATCTGTTGAGAGATGTCGGAAGGGATATTGTTCGAGAGGCTGCAGATCAAAGCAGAAGTTGGTGTCTTGAGACAGCCCATGAAAAG GGAACGGAGAATGCGGTAGCGCTCACACCACGGAGATTGGGAGACAATTTTACATGCAAAGATTTTGCTTATCTCACAAATGCGAGGTTTCTAAAATTGGATGGCGGAAACTTTGTCGGCAACTTTGAGGATATTTTCTCTAAGCTAAGATGGCTTTGTTGGCGAAATTGTCCTCCGGAACTTCAAGCAAACAACTTTATGTTGAATCGCCTTGTTGTTCTCAAGCTTTCAGGCGATATCATCACAGACAAATGGAGCGGATGGGTTAAAATCATG GTGGCAAGTAAActgaaagttttgaaaatagCAAGATCAAATTCCTTAATCAAAACACCTTGCTTCTCGGAATTTATTAGTTTGGAGAGATTGGTTCTGAAAGGTTTtccaaatttgattcaaattgatCACTCAATTGGAAGCCTAGAGCGGTTGATTTACTTGAAGATCAAATGGTGTCCGTGTCTTAGAGAATTGCCCCATCAAATTGGTTATCTAACTGCCGTGAGAGAGCTCATCTTGATCCAGAGTTTTAGCATTCATTATTTGCCAGAGTCGATCGACAATCTAAGATTTTTGTCAAGGCTTGTAGTGGAGGATACAGGACTAGTTGAACTTCCGAGCGCGATCAAGGGGCTAGTGGATCTTGAGTACTTGTGTTTGGTGAATTGTACGAGTCTAAATTCATTGTCGGATGCTGTTGGAGAGCTAAAGTCGTTAACTGAGTTGGATATATCTGGGACAACTATCAAGGAACTACCTCATTCGATTTATAATCTCAAGTGTCTAACATTACGGATAAACAGTAGTAAGATAAGAGCACAACTGATGAGGGACTCGCCTCCCTTGGAAGGTATTGAGGATTGCTTCGACTCTATAAGACTTGGAGCAGATTGGGAAAGTGAACCGAAGAATTTGAAGGAAGCGTATCTCGAAAACGTCCGACAGGAGTTCTGGTGGGAATTGTCAATCTTAGTATATTCAATGATCCATGTGTCTTCAGAAGATAATTCAATGAGGGAAGTGCCTCTTGAAAAAGTTCGACAGGAGCCTCTCGAAAATGTTCAACAAAAGTCAATCAATGAAGTGCCTCTCGAAAGAGTCCAACAGAAATTAATGTTAATATATGAGGGACTTGAATATGGGGAGAAACAAATTTTCCTGGACATTGCAAGTATCTTTTCAAGCAAGAAAAAAACGGATGCATTATATATACGGAAAGGTTGTGTCCTTTTCCCCAAAGTTAAAATTGACGCCCTTGTCAGTAAGTCCTTAATCAAGATTCTTGATCATGACAAAGTGTGGATGCATGATTGGGTGATGGATTTTGGGAGGAAAATTATTCGTGAAGAGAATATCGAGATATCTTTTGAGCATAGTAGATTTCGGTATCTTATATTGGTCAATGAAATG
- the LOC120289723 gene encoding toll/interleukin-1 receptor-like protein — translation MAREEAKSGTATSNDYDVFLSFRGPDTRNIFADFLYVFMKNKGIRVFRDEEELSPGEKISEILRAVESSQIYIPIFSKNYASSRWCLRELKYMVDGHGKHPSKRILPIFYNVDPEDVKLETELYKSALTEHEEDPDCTDWKEALTSVARIKGWHIKDQRY, via the coding sequence ATGGCGAGAGAAGAGGCCAAGTCAGGAACTGCAACCAGTAACGACTACGACGTGTTCTTGTCCTTTCGAGGACCCGACACTCGCAACATATTCGCAGATTTCCTCTATGTGTTCATGAAAAACAAGGGAATCCGCGTTTTTAGGGATGAGGAAGAGTTATCGCCGGGAGAAAAGATCTCAGAGATCTTGCGAGCAGTAGAAAGCTCTCAAATATACATTCCTATTTTCTCCAAAAACTATGCTTCGAGTAGGTGGTGCCTCCGAGAGCTGAAATACATGGTGGACGGCCATGGCAAACACCCATCGAAACGAATACTACCTATCTTTTACAATGTGGACCCAGAGGATGTTAAGCTTGAAACAGAGTTGTACAAAAGCGCCCTAACCGAGCATGAGGAGGACCCCGACTGCACTGACTGGAAGGAGGCTTTGACCTCGGTGGCTAGAATCAAGGGGTGGCATATAAAAGATCAAAGGTACTGA